From Serratia fonticola:
CGGGCCACGACGTTGGTCAGGCGATCATTAACGCCGACGATGAAGTCGGGCAGCGTTGGCTGGCCAAATTGCCAGACGCGGTGGCCGTCACCATGCAGGACAATTTGCAGCCTGGCTGCCATGGCCGCTGGCTGAAAACCACTGCGGTGGACTATCACGATAACGGTGCCACCATCCACTTCAGCTCAAGCTGGGGTAACGGCGAAATCGAAAGCCGCCTGATGGGGGCCTTCAACGTCAGTAACCTGATCCTGGCATTGGCGACGCTGCTGTCACTCGGTTACCCGTTGGAGAAGCTGGTTAACACGGCCAATCAGCTACAGCCGGTCTGTGGCCGGATGGAAGTCTTCAATGCGCCAGGCAAGCCGACGGTGGTGGTGGATTATGCCCACACCCCGGATGCCCTGGAAAAAGCGCTGGAAGCCGCTCGCCTGCATTGCCAAGGGCAACTGTGGTGCGTGTTTGGCTGCGGTGGCGACCGTGATAGAGGTAAGCGCCCACTTATGGGTGGCATTGCCGAACAGTTTGCCGACCGGGTGGTGATAACGGATGACAATCCGCGCACCGAAGAACCGCAGGCAATCATCAAGGATATTCTGGCCGGGCTGCTGGATGCCGGACATGTGCAGGTGATCCACGGGCGCGCCGAAGCCGTGACCAGCGCCATCATGCAAGCCAAAGAGCAGGATGTGGTGCTGGTAGCAGGTAAAGGCCACGAGGATTACCAACTGGTGGGCAACCGCCGTCTGGATTACTCCGATCGCACCACCGTCGCACGTTTGCTGGGGGTGCTGGCATGATCCCGATCTCCCTCCAGACGCTGGCGGCGGTATTGGATGCCGAGCTGATTGGCACCGACTGCATCATTACAGAAGTGACGAGGGATACTCGTCAGGTCACTGCGGGTTGCCTGTTTGTGGCCCTGAAAGGCGAGCGTTTCGATGCTCACAACTTTGCCGCCGATGCTGTCGCCGCTGGCGCAGGCGCTTTGCTGGTAAGTAAGCGCTTATTGGTGGAGGCTCCGCAACTGGTGGTGAAAGATACCAGTCTGGCACTGGGGCAGTTTGCCGCTTGGGTACGTCAGCAGGTGCCAGCCAAAGTGGTGGCGCTGACCGGTTCATCGGGCAAGACCTCGGTGAAAGAGATGACCGCGGCCATTTTACGTGAATGTGGCGAAGTGCTGCATACCGCCGGGAATTACAATAACGAGATTGGCGTGCCGCTAACGTTGCTGCGTTTAGAGCCGCAGCATGATTTTGCGGTGGTTGAACTGGGTGCCAACCATATCGGTGAGATTGCCTATACCACCGCCTTGGCGCAACCGCAGAGCGCGCTGGTGAATAATCTGGCCGCTGCCCATCTGGAAGGTTTTGGCTCACTGGCAGGCGTTGCGCAGGCCAAGGGCGAAATCTTTGCCGGTTTGCCGGCGGATGGCGTGGCGATCCTCAACGCCGATAGCAACGACTGGCCGCACTGGCAGGCACAGTTACAGGGCAAGACAGTCTGGCGTTTCTCCCCCCAGGCTGCGGAATCAGTGGATTTCTTTGCCAGCGATATCCAGGTGAAAGGGAGCGTGACTCACTTCACCCTGCACAGCCCGTTCGGCACGGTGGCGATTGAGTTGCCATTGCCGGGCCGCCATAACGTGGCCAATGCGTTGGCGGCAGCAGCATTGGCGATGTCGGTTGGCGCTACGCTGGCCGCCGTGAGTGCAGGCTTGCAACAGCTTCAGGCAGTGCCAGGGCGTTTGTTCCCGATCGCCTTGGCGCAAGGCAAGCTGTTGCTCGATGACAGCTATAACGCCAACGTCGGCTCCATGACGGCAGCAGCGCAGGTGCTGGCAGAAATGCCGGGTTATCGCGTGATGGTCGT
This genomic window contains:
- the murE gene encoding UDP-N-acetylmuramoyl-L-alanyl-D-glutamate--2,6-diaminopimelate ligase — protein: MADRNLRDLLAPWVPTAPERALREMILDSRIAAAGDLFVAVVGHQTDGRRYIPQAIAQGVAAVIAEAEGEAEDGKICEMHGVPVIYLSQLGQRLSALAGRFYHQPAERLRLIGVTGTNGKTTTTQLLAQWSQLLGETAAVMGTVGNGLLDQVCPTENTTGSAVDVQHVLNDLAQQGATFAAMEVSSHGLVQHRVAALPFAAAVFTNLSRDHLDYHGDMASYEAAKWSLFAGHDVGQAIINADDEVGQRWLAKLPDAVAVTMQDNLQPGCHGRWLKTTAVDYHDNGATIHFSSSWGNGEIESRLMGAFNVSNLILALATLLSLGYPLEKLVNTANQLQPVCGRMEVFNAPGKPTVVVDYAHTPDALEKALEAARLHCQGQLWCVFGCGGDRDRGKRPLMGGIAEQFADRVVITDDNPRTEEPQAIIKDILAGLLDAGHVQVIHGRAEAVTSAIMQAKEQDVVLVAGKGHEDYQLVGNRRLDYSDRTTVARLLGVLA
- the murF gene encoding UDP-N-acetylmuramoyl-tripeptide--D-alanyl-D-alanine ligase; the protein is MIPISLQTLAAVLDAELIGTDCIITEVTRDTRQVTAGCLFVALKGERFDAHNFAADAVAAGAGALLVSKRLLVEAPQLVVKDTSLALGQFAAWVRQQVPAKVVALTGSSGKTSVKEMTAAILRECGEVLHTAGNYNNEIGVPLTLLRLEPQHDFAVVELGANHIGEIAYTTALAQPQSALVNNLAAAHLEGFGSLAGVAQAKGEIFAGLPADGVAILNADSNDWPHWQAQLQGKTVWRFSPQAAESVDFFASDIQVKGSVTHFTLHSPFGTVAIELPLPGRHNVANALAAAALAMSVGATLAAVSAGLQQLQAVPGRLFPIALAQGKLLLDDSYNANVGSMTAAAQVLAEMPGYRVMVVGDMAELGAEAEECHRQVGEAARLAGIDKVISVGGLSQVLSSAAGNGEHYQDKTAVTARVAELLSAHAVITVLIKGSRSAAMEQVVRALQEKAPC